In a genomic window of Styela clava chromosome 11, kaStyClav1.hap1.2, whole genome shotgun sequence:
- the LOC120347591 gene encoding protein deacetylase HDAC6-like yields the protein MSDSPYENTRSRKMDEESNSTSNSSTPTSISVDLKNETFVKFRNLQAIMKEGKRAKAKREQEMEEDFNSLAISPSIKSPKEVRIPKLNYDIAKPSESGKHVGLVFDSRMMQHKASKTLDYRRKHPERPERISRPLERLCGAAILDRVYLIPGREATKDELLLVHQGDHVDDIASTANIESVEDFEEKQERYNSIYLCKESYMCALVSCGCTLAIVDEVVKGSLTSGFALVRPPGHHAETHTAYGFCLFNNVAVAARHAQKLAKNERLVESEEMYKVLILDWDVHHGNGTQNMFYDDPSVLYISFHRYDNGIFFPSTEDANYDRVGNGKGLGFNINIPWGGARMGNSEYYTAFERIVMPIAEEFKPNLVLVSSGFDSGKGDPLGGYHVTPNMFGYMSHRLQMLAGGKVVIVLEGGYNLTTVSDSVLACVESLLEFPRDTRKIGSPDIENLKYNVPPRLKPPNTPGLSCILQVLEYIVSFWPCLESHKNKVDELLQVAKRLSIEKLTKSINKLEVEEDKNSKKRHSYGTRLQSSKKNENGPDTPNLNSSSSTIKSPENLTFSTPTGDSTDFNIKSNNETTENSNAFIMDDLKNALPDTGTDNADNLSDDSYYSTTSVLGGGQSPNTPSATPHTEDKENPSSAKMDGSYLDSLSEVKKVYNEPNIDNELGAVGGEIEITTDNKTRKEITMVLSAMGLTDIDGMSMEDMIAIAQATLPEHASGYTVPKDNCPHVEGHVNPKTVDLLNLDTFCAMCEYVIENWTCLQCAEVFCGRFVNAHMLDHFNETGHAVVLSHSDLSFWCYNCDAYLNNYTIKILREVYRKAHVLKHNVDLPS from the exons ATGTCGGATTCGCCATATGAAAATACCAGATCTCGTAAAATGGACGAAGAAAGCAACAGCACATCAAATTCTTCAACTCCTACTTCAATTTCTGTGGATTTAAAGAATGAAACCTTTGTAAAATTCCGTAATCTTCAGGCAATCATGAAGGAGGGAAAAAGGGCCAAGGCAAAACGTGAACAGGAAATGGAAGAAGACTTTAATTCCCTG GCAATTTCGCCATCAATAAAATCTCCAAAAGAAGTAAGAATACCAAAATTGAATTATGATATTGCCAAACCTTCAGAGAGTGGAAAACATGTTGGTTTAGTCTTTGATTCTCGGATGATGCAACACAAAGCATCAAAGACATTAGATTATAGAAGAAAACATCCAGAAAGACCAGAACGAATTTCAAGGCCGCTTGAAAG ATTATGCGGTGCAGCTATACTGGATCGTGTATATTTAATCCCAGGAAGGGAAGCTACAAAAGATGAATTATTATTGGTGCATCAAGGAG atCATGTCGATGATATAGCATCAACTGCAAATATAGAGTCGGTGgaggattttgaagaaaaacaagaaagaTATAATTCTATTTATTTATGTAAAGAGTCATATATGTGTGCTCTGGTTAGTTGTGGATGTACACTAGCTATTGTGGATGAGGTTGTCAAAGGATCACTGACTTCTGGATTTGCCCTAGTGAG ACCACCTGGTCATCATGCAGAAACACACACAGCTTATGGATTCTGTCTCTTCAACAATGTTGCTGTAGCAGCAAGGCATGCAcaaaaattagcaaaaaatgAAAGATTAGTAGAAAGCGAAG aaatgtataaagttttaattttggATTGGGATGTTCATCATGGTAACGGTACGCAGAATATGTTTTATGATGATCCTtctgttttatatatttctttccATCGATACGATAATGGGATATTTTTTCCATCAACCGAAGATGCAAATTATGATAGG GTTGGAAATGGAAAGGGCCTTggtttcaatataaatatacctTGGGGTGGAGCAAGAATGGGAAATTCTGAATATTATACTGCATTTGAAAGGATTGTGATGCCGATTGCAGAAGAATTTAAACCAAATCTTGTCTTGGTATCATCTGGATTTGATTCTGGTAAAGGTGATCCCCTCGGTGGATATCATGTCACTCCAAACATGTTTGGATATATGTCACATAGGTTGCAG aTGTTGGCAGGTGGGAAGGTTGTTATTGTATTGGAGGGCGGATACAATCTAACAACAGTATCAGACAGTGTGCTTGCTTGTGTTGAATCATTACTTGAATTTCCTCGCGATACAAGGAAGATTGGGAGCCCCGATATAGAGAATCTAAAATACAATGTTCCACCAAGGTTAAAACCTCCAAATACGCCAG GTCTATCATGCATTCTACAAGTCCTGGAATATATTGTTTCGTTTTGGCCTTGCTTGGAAAGTCACAAAAACAAAGTTGATGAATTGCTTCAGGTTGCAAAACGTCTTTCTATTGAGAAATTGACGAAAAGCATTAACAAGTTAGAAGTTGAGGAagacaaaaattcaaaaaaaaggCACAGTTATG GTACAAGATTGCAATCTTCAAAGAAAAACGAGAATGGACCAGATACCCCGAATTTGAATTCCAGCTCATCTACAATAAAATCACctgaaaatttaactttttctaCTCCAACTGGTGATTCAACAGactttaatataaaatctaataaTGAAACAACTGAAAATAGCAATGCATTCATTATGGATGATTTAAAAAATGCTTTACCTGATACTGGAACTGATAATGCAGATAACCTTTCAGATGATTCTTACTATAGTACAACCAGTGTGCTGGGTGGTGGGCAGTCACCTAACACACCGAGTGCTACTCCCCACACAGAAGACAAAGAAAATCCATCATCAGCAAAAATGGATGGAAGTTATCTCGATTCCTTATCAGAGGTTAAAAAAGTATATAACGAACCAAATATAGATAATGAACTTGGTGCGGTAGGTGGAGAAATAGAGATAACAACTGATAACAAAACAAGGAAAGAGATTACTATGGTGTTATCTGCAATGGGTCTTACTGACATTGATGGGAT GAGTATGGAAGATATGATAGCTATAGCTCAAGCGACACTTCCTGAACATGCAAGTGGATATACAGTTCCTAAAGATAATTGCCCTCATGTTGAAG GTCATGTTAACCCCAAAACAGTGGATTTATTAAACCTGGACACATTCTGTGCTATGTGTGAATATGTTATTGAGAATTGGACTTGTTTGCAATGTGCAGAG GTGTTTTGTGGAAGATTTGTTAATGCTCACATGTTGGATCATTTCAATGAAACGGGACATGCTGTTGTGTTAAGTCATTCTGATTTAAGTTTCTGGTGTTACAATTGTGACGCATATCTCAACAATTATACGATAAAG ATTTTACGTGAAGTGTACAGGAAGGCCCATGTATTGAAGCACAATGTTGATCTACCTTCCTGA
- the LOC144429982 gene encoding retinol dehydrogenase 7-like, translating into MRQQKTYGRSNCSLFNMIADFLYSWEIIAFVSFLLLWKFSRSFLKIKEISSKHVFISGCDSGFGRALAERLDKRGVTVYAGCFFQNSVTALKNSCSPRMKPVVVDVTSTESVQNAADFVKKDLGNKALWAVVNNAGKAGIAAPFEWLKKEDCQQILDVNLLGVFDVTLAFLPLIKRGNEGRIVNIASIYGRIGWIVGGYAMSKHAIEAFSDGLSVELRPYNITVHTLEPGFFRTGLVDSVRPSIEKRWSEFDEQTKEKFGKDYCDKLCEYSEKILDTVMSSRLELVVDAYEHALFGKYPNNRYVVGNDAKFFFIPVSWLPFSYQMMIMEFVEHIGGTERPLPRDATPT; encoded by the exons ATGCGTCAGCAAAAGACTTACGGAAGGTCGAACTGTAGCTTGTTCAATATGATTGCTGACTTTCTATATAGTTGGGAAATTATTGCATTCGTCTCGTTTCTATTGCTGTGGAAATTTAGTCGATCTTTCCTAAAAATTAAGGAGATTAGCAGCAAGCATGTTTTCATTTCAG GATGTGACAGTGGGTTTGGAAGAGCACTAGCTGAACGTCTAGACAAGAGGGGCGTTACTGTGTACGCTGGctgtttttttcaaaactcGGTTACTGCACTCAAAAACAGTTGTTCTCCTCGCATGAAACCAGTTGTTGTCGATGTAACTAGCACCGAAAGCGTGCAAAACGCTGCAGATTTCGTCAAAAAAGATTTGGGAAACAAAG ctctATGGGCAGTCGTTAATAACGCGGGAAAAGCCGGAATCGCTGCTCCGTTTGAGTGGTTGAAAAAAGAAGATTGTCAGCAAATTTTAGACGTTAATTTACTGGGAGTTTTCGATGTTACTTTGGCATTTCTCCCTCTAATAAAACGTGGAAACGAAG GTAGAATTGTCAACATAGCTAGCATCTATGGAAGAATAGGATGGATAGTTGGAGGTTATGCAATGTCAAAACACGCAATTGAAGCCTTTTCTGATGGTTTAAG TGTGGAACTGAGACCATACAATATCACCGTCCATACATTGGAACCTGGATTTTTCCGCACCGGTTTGGTGGACAGTGTTCGTCCGAGCATAGAAAAAAGGTGGTCGGAATTTGACGAACAAACAAAAGAAAAGTTTGGCAAAGATTACTGCGATAAAC TTTGTGAATACTCAGAAAAGATTTTGGACACAGTAATGTCTTCTAGATTGGAACTTGTTGTAGATGCATATGAACATGCTTTGTTCGGTAAATATCCAAATAATCGATACGTTGTCGGAAATGATGCAAAGTTTTTCTTCATTCCAGTATCATGGCTACCATTCAGTTATCAG aTGATGATAATGGAATTTGTAGAACATATTGGAGGTACAGAGAGGCCCCTACCCAGAGATGCAACGCCGACATGA